The following proteins are encoded in a genomic region of Hoeflea phototrophica DFL-43:
- a CDS encoding YeeE/YedE thiosulfate transporter family protein has translation MMPSLKAKTIKRDMAMETEFTPWLSLAGGVLIGLSAILLMALNGRIAGMTGIMTGIIPPFSADWPWRIAFLAGAIVAPILYLAAGGEIAYAVPVSLPLLALGGLIVGVGVYFGAGCTSGHGVCGMARFSPRSIAATVTFMIATGITVYVVRHIAGA, from the coding sequence ATGATGCCTTCGTTGAAGGCGAAAACGATCAAGAGGGATATGGCCATGGAAACCGAATTCACGCCCTGGCTGTCATTGGCAGGTGGTGTTCTGATTGGGCTCTCGGCAATCCTGCTGATGGCGCTTAACGGCCGCATCGCAGGCATGACCGGCATCATGACTGGTATCATTCCGCCATTCTCAGCGGACTGGCCTTGGCGCATTGCCTTTCTTGCAGGAGCCATCGTCGCACCGATTCTGTATCTGGCCGCTGGTGGCGAGATTGCCTATGCGGTCCCGGTTTCCCTGCCTCTTCTGGCACTCGGCGGTCTGATTGTCGGCGTCGGCGTTTACTTTGGCGCGGGCTGCACGTCGGGCCATGGTGTCTGCGGCATGGCCCGGTTTTCGCCGCGCTCGATTGCCGCCACTGTCACCTTCATGATCGCAACCGGAATCACCGTCTATGTGGTTCGTCACATCGCAGGAGCCTGA
- the ppk2 gene encoding polyphosphate kinase 2: protein MTDAKNKTDMKPDVVTAEVDPEAVANENFDTAQAVETDAAPAKPPRLNTAEIRKDEAAIAQLFEQGVYPYKTRMRRTAYEKEKAKLQVELLKAQRWIEDTGQKVVMLFEGRDAAGKGGTIKRFMEHLNPRMARVVALSKPTDRERSQWYFQRYIEHLPAAGEMVLFDRSWYNRAGVERVMGFCSPAEYLEFMREAPEIERMLSRSGILLFKYWFSVTQGEQLRRFGQREKDPLKQWKLSPIDKASLDKWDDYTEAKEAMFFYTDTADAPWTIVKSDCKKRARLNCMKHFLSSLPYPNKDHLIVHHPDRLIVGSSSHVIGSDEHMLGKTLHPDVRKSKEPAA, encoded by the coding sequence ATGACAGACGCCAAAAACAAGACTGACATGAAACCTGATGTTGTGACTGCGGAAGTTGATCCGGAGGCCGTGGCCAATGAAAATTTCGACACTGCCCAGGCAGTGGAGACGGATGCCGCACCGGCAAAACCGCCTCGTCTGAACACGGCAGAGATCCGCAAGGATGAAGCCGCAATCGCACAGCTCTTCGAGCAGGGCGTCTACCCCTACAAGACCAGAATGCGCCGGACCGCCTATGAGAAGGAAAAGGCCAAGCTTCAGGTCGAGCTTCTAAAGGCCCAGCGTTGGATCGAGGACACCGGTCAGAAGGTGGTGATGCTGTTTGAAGGCCGGGATGCGGCGGGCAAGGGCGGGACCATCAAGCGCTTCATGGAGCACCTCAATCCACGCATGGCGCGCGTTGTGGCTCTTTCAAAGCCGACTGATCGTGAGCGCTCGCAATGGTATTTCCAGCGCTACATCGAGCACTTGCCCGCAGCCGGTGAAATGGTGCTGTTCGACCGCTCCTGGTACAATCGCGCCGGTGTCGAGCGGGTCATGGGCTTCTGCTCGCCAGCGGAATATCTCGAATTCATGCGCGAGGCGCCGGAGATCGAGCGCATGCTGTCGCGCTCCGGTATCCTGCTTTTCAAATACTGGTTCTCGGTCACGCAAGGCGAGCAGCTGAGGCGCTTTGGCCAGCGCGAGAAGGATCCGCTCAAACAATGGAAGCTGTCTCCCATCGACAAGGCGTCGCTCGACAAATGGGACGACTACACTGAAGCCAAGGAAGCAATGTTCTTCTACACCGACACCGCAGATGCGCCCTGGACCATTGTCAAATCCGACTGCAAGAAGCGCGCGCGGCTCAATTGCATGAAGCATTTCCTGTCCAGTCTGCCCTATCCCAACAAGGATCACCTGATCGTGCATCATCCCGACCGGTTGATCGTTGGCTCGAGCAGCCATGTCATCGGCTCCGATGAGCACATGCTGGGCAAGACCCTGCATCCCGATGTACGCAAATCGAAGGAACCGGCTGCTTAG
- a CDS encoding MBL fold metallo-hydrolase, with translation MPNYPVDMSVTPDVKAFFDPDTNTISYVVKDPGSNACAVVDSVMDIDYAAGRITYGHADEMIAWITANGLKLEWIIETHVHADHLSAAPYIQEKLGGKIGIGDQIMVVQDTFGKVFNEGTEFQRDGSQFDALFKDGDSYQIGGMTAFAIYTPGHTPACMVHVMGNAAFVGDTLFMPDGGSARADFPGGDAGVLYDSIQKVLTLPDDIRLFMCHDYGPNGRDIQWEATVGDEKAHNIHVGGGKTRDDFIKFRTERDKQLGMPRLIIPSLQVNMRAGEVPTDKDGRPMLKVPVNGL, from the coding sequence ATGCCAAACTATCCCGTGGATATGTCTGTAACCCCCGACGTCAAGGCATTCTTTGATCCCGACACCAACACCATCAGCTATGTGGTCAAGGACCCGGGCTCAAACGCCTGCGCTGTGGTCGATTCCGTAATGGACATCGATTATGCCGCAGGCCGGATCACCTATGGCCATGCCGACGAAATGATCGCCTGGATCACGGCCAACGGGCTCAAGCTCGAATGGATCATCGAAACCCATGTTCATGCCGACCATCTGTCAGCCGCACCTTACATTCAGGAGAAGCTTGGCGGCAAGATCGGGATTGGCGACCAGATTATGGTGGTGCAGGACACCTTCGGCAAGGTGTTCAACGAAGGCACGGAATTCCAGCGTGACGGTTCACAGTTCGATGCCCTCTTCAAGGATGGTGACAGCTACCAGATCGGCGGCATGACGGCCTTTGCGATCTACACGCCCGGCCACACTCCGGCCTGCATGGTTCATGTGATGGGCAACGCCGCCTTTGTCGGCGACACGCTGTTCATGCCCGATGGAGGATCGGCACGTGCCGATTTCCCGGGCGGTGATGCAGGCGTGCTTTATGATTCGATCCAGAAGGTGCTGACATTGCCGGACGATATCCGGCTGTTCATGTGCCATGACTATGGCCCCAATGGCCGCGACATTCAGTGGGAAGCCACGGTGGGCGACGAGAAGGCTCACAATATTCATGTCGGCGGCGGCAAGACCCGCGATGACTTCATCAAGTTCCGAACCGAGCGCGACAAGCAGCTTGGCATGCCGCGCCTGATCATTCCGTCACTGCAGGTCAACATGCGCGCTGGCGAGGTGCCGACCGACAAGGACGGACGGCCGATGCTCAAGGTTCCAGTCAACGGACTTTGA
- a CDS encoding DUF6691 family protein — protein MQKLISSGLAGAIFGLGIAISGMANPAKVLNFFDLAGSWDPSLIFVMGGALITTAIGYLLVFRARQAPLFEASFHLPINKSIDARLVTGSAVFGVGWGIAGFCPGGAIPAIGFGGVPVIAFVGAMVIGIVLARSVDALRHKPAKAF, from the coding sequence ATGCAGAAACTCATTTCTTCAGGCCTAGCCGGTGCGATCTTCGGTCTTGGCATCGCCATCTCTGGCATGGCCAACCCGGCCAAGGTGCTCAACTTCTTCGACCTCGCCGGAAGTTGGGATCCAAGCCTGATTTTTGTCATGGGAGGCGCGCTGATCACCACCGCAATCGGATATCTTCTGGTCTTCAGGGCCCGCCAGGCCCCGCTGTTTGAAGCCAGTTTTCACTTGCCGATCAACAAGTCCATCGATGCCCGCCTGGTCACAGGCTCAGCCGTCTTTGGAGTAGGCTGGGGCATCGCCGGCTTTTGTCCTGGAGGTGCTATTCCCGCGATTGGATTTGGGGGCGTTCCGGTGATCGCCTTTGTCGGTGCCATGGTGATCGGGATTGTGCTTGCGCGCTCGGTGGACGCTCTGCGACACAAGCCTGCAAAGGCGTTCTGA